A genomic region of Chelonia mydas isolate rCheMyd1 chromosome 9, rCheMyd1.pri.v2, whole genome shotgun sequence contains the following coding sequences:
- the LOC102932431 gene encoding potassium voltage-gated channel subfamily C member 1 — MDGSKEKIILNVGGIRHEMYCSTLRTFPGTKLCSLTEPHASTLYDYNPITKEFFFDRSAQLFGYVLSYYRTKHLHCPADTCRSVLEEELAFWEISDAQLAPCCWLKLTNKDSQLEEFNVWDENEHADDERLVVQVERRDFSWRARWQPKIWSIFEKPFSSLSAKCLAIISLLFIIGIVIVFCEETKAQYEYFAANLTIFGRSDVIHSIHEPYYHQAPYLLHLELFCVLWFTFEFSMRFFFCPDKKKFLRNPLNVADFLSLFPVYIELFTTEQIQKMPSLALWLGFVRIVYLLKLLKIIKLIETPLILRVLSYTLRSIIQEICFLLMILAFETLFFGSLFFYGELLGVHPSYRGDLHFTDIIICFWWALITLTTVGYGDIIPLTTFGQVMAAFAAIFGMLTIIIPIPIFLVKFKGYYATAITKQKLKMSKKQ, encoded by the exons ATGGATGGCTCAAAAGAGAAGATCATCCTGAATGTTGGAGGAATCAGACATGAGATGTACTGCAGCACCCTCCGGACCTTCCCAGGGACCAAGCTGTGCAGCCTCACAGAGCCCCATGCCAGCACACTATACGATTATAACCCTATCACCAAAGAATTCTTCTTTGACAGGAGTGCTCAGCTCTTTGGCTATGTGTTGAGCTATTACAGGACCAAACACCTCCATTGTCCTGCAGACACCTGCAGATCAGTCTTAGAGGAAGAGCTGGCTTTCTGGGAGATAAGTGATGCACAGCTGGCACCCTGCTGTTGGCTGAAGCTGACCAACAAAGACAGCCAGCTGGAGGAATTTAATGTTTGGGATGAGAATGAACATGCCGATGACGAGCGCCTCGTAGTCCAGGTGGAAAGAAGGGATTTCAGCTGGAGGGCCAGATGGCAGCCAAAGATCTGGTCTATCTTTGAAAAGCCCTTTTCCTCTTTAAGTGCCAAG TGCCTGGCTATTATTTCTCTGCTGTTCATCATTGGAATCGTCATCGTATTCTGTGAGGAGACGAAGGCACAGTATGAGTACTTTGCTGCTAACCTTACCATTTTCGGCCGTTCCGATGTGATCCACAGCATCCATGAGCCTTATTATCACCAGGCCCCTTACCTGCTCCACCTGGAGCTGTTCTGTGTCCTCTGGTTCACTTTTGAGTTTTCCATGCGATTTTTCTTCTGTCCAGACAAAAAGAAATTCCTCAGGAATCCTCTGAATGTGGCTgatttcctctccctcttcccagttTACATTGAACTCTTCACCACCGAGCAGATTCAGAAAATGCCTAGCCTAGCACTTTGGCTGGGTTTTGTCCGCATAGTCTACCtcctcaaacttctgaagataaTCAAGCTAATAGAGACCCCTCTGATCCTGAGAGTCCTGTCCTACACGCTCAGGTCCATCATCCAAGAGATCTGCTTCCTGCTGATGATCCTGGCCTTTGAAACCCTCTTCTTTGGTTCTCTCTTTTTCTATGGCGAGTTGCTAGGCGTTCATCCTTCTTACCGGGGGGATTTGCACTTCACAGACATTATCATTTGCTTCTGGTGGGCTCTGATCACGCTAACCACTGTGGGCTATGGCGACATCATCCCTCTCACCACCTTTGGCCAGGTGATGGCAGCCTTTGCTGCAATATTTGGCATGTTAACTATTATCATTCCAATCCCCATTTTCCTGGTCAAGTTTAAAGGCTATTATGCCACTGCCATAACCAAACAGAAGCTGAAAATGAGCAAAAAGCAataa